One part of the Mariniblastus fucicola genome encodes these proteins:
- a CDS encoding DUF6624 domain-containing protein: MNRIFGILLVGSLLVGCPQLPDERVSADAKIEFNQALADELSEMKVVDQLVASNAYPPESYSDLTLEEWEAFKDKTYRAHQKRAEEIFHDFGFVGFDLAGEAGSSDFWIIVQHSDHDSKFQNEVLKKMKVEVDRGNADSKEYGLLVDRVKLNTGESQIYGTQVDFDHDTCQAYPKNLADRIGVNARRKEIGLEPLEIYLNEMTQMHFEMNKQFYSERGVTEPKLYETE; encoded by the coding sequence ATGAATCGCATCTTTGGAATACTTCTGGTCGGCTCTCTTCTGGTCGGTTGTCCGCAATTACCGGACGAACGTGTCTCTGCGGATGCAAAGATTGAATTCAATCAAGCTCTGGCTGATGAACTTTCAGAAATGAAGGTCGTGGACCAGCTTGTGGCTTCGAATGCGTATCCACCTGAATCGTATTCGGATTTGACGCTGGAGGAATGGGAAGCGTTCAAGGATAAAACCTATCGAGCTCATCAAAAACGAGCGGAAGAAATATTTCACGACTTCGGATTTGTAGGTTTTGATTTGGCGGGAGAAGCAGGGTCGTCGGACTTCTGGATAATCGTTCAGCATTCTGACCATGATTCAAAATTTCAAAACGAGGTTCTGAAGAAGATGAAAGTTGAGGTGGACAGGGGAAATGCAGATTCCAAAGAGTACGGGCTTCTGGTCGACCGGGTGAAATTGAACACTGGAGAATCGCAAATCTACGGCACTCAGGTTGATTTCGATCATGACACCTGTCAGGCGTATCCCAAAAATCTGGCGGATAGAATTGGGGTCAATGCAAGGAGGAAAGAAATCGGTCTTGAGCCGCTTGAGATCTATTTGAACGAGATGACCCAGATGCACTTCGAGATGAATAAACAGTTCTATTCCGAGCGAGGTGTGACAGAGCCAAAGCTCTATGAAACGGAATAG
- a CDS encoding DUF1569 domain-containing protein has protein sequence MRRSLHLVKLADTVAESKRLLQSGYQKNGNWSLGQICRHLRLTIDANVNGYPKWMSLALPIRPVMRWLLLPRLLRGDSPSGIKTASIFVPQNDLNDAAEVELFATSVANFLNHDGRLFPHPGFGRLSKSQFEHFHAAHASHHLSFLSDVDQDVKRAD, from the coding sequence GTGAGACGGAGCTTGCACCTGGTAAAACTTGCTGACACGGTCGCCGAAAGCAAACGGTTGCTGCAATCGGGTTACCAAAAAAACGGCAACTGGTCGCTAGGGCAGATTTGTCGACATTTACGGTTAACTATTGACGCAAACGTAAACGGCTATCCGAAGTGGATGTCGCTTGCTCTTCCTATCCGTCCCGTGATGCGTTGGCTACTGCTGCCGCGACTGCTGCGGGGAGACTCTCCTTCCGGAATTAAAACGGCGTCGATTTTTGTCCCGCAAAATGATCTCAACGACGCTGCCGAAGTTGAGTTGTTCGCCACCAGCGTGGCCAACTTTCTGAACCACGACGGTCGTCTGTTTCCACATCCGGGGTTTGGCAGACTTTCCAAATCCCAGTTTGAACATTTCCACGCTGCACACGCGTCTCACCATCTGAGCTTTCTTTCGGATGTCGATCAGGACGTGAAACGTGCCGATTAG